One Ricinus communis isolate WT05 ecotype wild-type chromosome 1, ASM1957865v1, whole genome shotgun sequence DNA window includes the following coding sequences:
- the LOC8272063 gene encoding small nuclear ribonucleoprotein SmD1a — MKLVRFLMKLNNETVSIELKNGTIVHGTITGVDISMNTHLKTVKLTLKGKNPVTLDHLSVRGNNIRYYILPDSLNLETLLVEETPRVKPKKPTAGRPLGRGRGRGRGRGRGRGR, encoded by the exons ATGAAGCTAGTCAg GTTCTTGATGAAGTTGAACAACGAGACTGTTTCAATTGAACTCAAGAATGGAACTATTGTTCACGGAACAATTACAG GTGTTGATATTAGTATGAATACTCATCTAAAGACCGTGAAACTAACACTGAAGGGGAAAAACCCAGTAACTTTGGATCATCTCAGTGTGAGGGGTAACAATATTCGCTATTATATCCTTCCTGACAGCTTGAATCTTGAGACATTGCTGGTCGAAGAGACACCTAGGGTCAAGCCTAAGAAGCCAACTGCTG GGAGGCCTTTGGGACGCGGCCGGGGACGTGGACGTGGTCGTGGACGTGGTAGAGGGCGCTAG
- the LOC8272062 gene encoding outer envelope membrane protein 7, with amino-acid sequence MGTKPVKQAMVVVGALAFGWLAIEMAFKPFLDKARAAMDKSDPERDPDDSPPKDLPSDALASDDKPATI; translated from the coding sequence ATGGGAACGAAGCCTGTGAAACAAGCCATGGTGGTTGTTGGGGCTCTTGCTTTTGGGTGGCTGGCGATTGAGATGGCTTTCAAGCCTTTTCTCGACAAAGCTCGTGCCGCCATGGACAAGTCTGATCCTGAACGCGATCCTGACGACTCTCCTCCCAAAGATTTGCCTTCTGATGCTCTTGCTTCCGACGACAAACCAGCAACAATCTGA
- the LOC8272061 gene encoding F-box protein At2g27310 — protein MSVPQVESMASLSSDIFYDILRRLDGPSLASAACACAAFCSISKEEKLWENVCSSMWPSTNREDVKSLISSIGGFRKFYADCFPLIVNKEVAEYQWNEYLEYPEEWTEAEYYGDIDEFESIAPSDFVSIVDIRYKDKTVCSKVLWGIPNANGFNGWFYNCPFRIDLLTYAARDDDSEGEVFLSGSDGLPPVLSLEKERKDGKLWTELRDGLRLSWIVVNKKIKQAANLASWSPLGGQRHWPTDKDFVIRFGSVLSAKDILPCQVVECILIMKFRVIYTEGEGVGTTLKLTELSMQLEDMEGAHVNGRNSLLILKAALSCRRSKNYSEVLESCHLYSKVQSEFKEEKMRNESRIDRLCIISGIAAFLTFWYYIL, from the coding sequence ATGTCAGTTCCACAAGTTGAGAGTATGGCTTCATTAAGCAGTGATATCTTCTATGACATATTGAGGCGTCTTGATGGCCCATCATTGGCAAGTGCAGCATGTGCTTGTGCGGCATTTTGTTCCATctcaaaagaagagaagcTATGGGAAAATGTTTGCTCTTCTATGTGGCCTTCAACAAATAGAGAAGATGTCAAAAGTTTAATATCATCAATTGGTGGATTCAGAAAGTTTTATGCAGATTGTTTTCCACTTATTGTTAATAAGGAAGTTGCAGAGTATCAGTGGAATGAATATCTAGAGTACCCTGAAGAATGGACTGAGGCTGAATACTATGGTGACattgatgaatttgagagTATTGCTCCATCAGATTTTGTTTCTATTGTTGATATCAGGTATAAAGATAAAACAGTCTGTTCAAAAGTCCTGTGGGGAATTCCTAACGCCAACGGATTCAATGGTTGGTTTTACAACTGCCCATTTCGGATTGATCTCCTTACATATGCAGCCAGGGATGATGACAGTGAAGGTGAAGTCTTCCTTTCAGGTTCAGATGGCCTGCCGCCAGTTTTGTCCttggagaaagaaagaaaagatggcAAACTTTGGACGGAGCTCCGAGATGGACTTCGACTTAGTTGGATcgttgtaaataaaaaaattaagcaaGCTGCTAATCTTGCTAGCTGGAGCCCTCTTGGTGGACAAAGGCACTGGCCAACAGACAAGGATTTTGTAATACGCTTTGGATCTGTTCTTTCAGCGAAAGACATTCTTCCATGTCAGGTAGTAGAATGCATCCTCATTATGAAGTTTAGAGTAATTTATACAGAAGGAGAGGGTGTTGGGACAACTCTCAAATTAACAGAACTGAGCATGCAGTTGGAAGACATGGAAGGTGCTCATGTTAATGGAAGAAACAGTTTGCTTATTCTCAAGGCAGCATTGAGCTGTCGAAgaagtaaaaattatagtgAAGTTCTCGAGTCCTGTCACTTGTACTCAAAAGTGCAAAGCGAATTCAAGGAGGAGAAGATGAGAAATGAAAGCAGGATAGATAGACTTTGTATCATAAGTGGCATTGCTGCTTTCCTCACATTCTGGTACTACATTTTGTGA
- the LOC8272060 gene encoding protein trichome birefringence-like 10 yields MTKNNSANNTSPQDQDTMTHFDFFKKFKRLNPLEPSLGILGFFLVAILFIGCFFYLDYRSVTGGMPFRGFSWLGLGLVTPSSSSSSSVVELGSDNGRPGFLDKLGDGCDVFDGNWVWDDSYPLYQSKNCSFIDSGFRCLENGRPDSFYTKWRWQPNHCDLPRFDPKLMLERLRNHRLVFVGDSVGRNQWESLLCMLATAIPDNSSIYEVNGSPITKHRGFLAFMFKDYNCTVEYYRAPFLLYQGRPPAGAPAKVKMTLRLDKLDWTSPQWINADVLIFNSGHWWNYEKTIRGGCYFQEGEEVKMEMTVETAYRRSLQTLIDWMDSNINTSKTQVFFRTYAPVHFRGGDWKTGGSCHLEKLPDLGSMPSSSDYRFKIFFDMLKQSNESHLNLELLNVTNMAARRKDGHASVYYLEPEIGPASLHRQDCSHWCLPGVPDSWNELLYALLLKKEAAHAQNSTESSQAPL; encoded by the exons ATGACCAAGAACAATAGCGCCAACAATACATCTCCACAAGACCAAGACACAATGACCCACTTTGATTTCTTCAAGAAGTTCAAGCGCTTGAATCCTCTCGAACCATCTTTAGGCATTCTTGGTTTCTTTTTGGTTGCTATTTTATTCATTGGTTGCTTCTTCTACTTGGATTACCGGTCTGTTACTGGTGGGATGCCTTTCCGTGGATTTTCTTGGCTGGGACTGGGACTGGTTactccatcatcatcatcatcatcatcagtaGTAGAATTGGGTAGTGATAATGGACGGCCAGGGTTTCTTGATAAGCTTGGAGACGGCTGTGATGTTTTTGATGGGAACTGGGTTTGGGATGATAGTTATCCTCTGTATCAGAGTAAAAATTGTTCCTTTATAGATAGTGGGTTTAGGTGTTTAGAGAATGGAAGACCTGATAGTTTCTATACCAAGTGGCGTTGGCAGCCCAATCATTGCGACTTGCCCAG ATTTGATCCAAAGCTGATGTTGGAAAGGCTGAGGAATCATCGGCTTGTATTTGTTGGTGACTCAGTTGGCAGAAATCAGTGGGAATCCCTCCTTTGCATGCTTGCCACTGCTATTCCTGACAATTCTTCAATCTATGAGGTGAATGGTAGTCCAATCACTAAGCATAGAGGGTTTCTGGCATTCATGTTCAAGGACTATAATTGCACTGTTGAATACTACCGAGCTCCATTTCTATTGTACCAAGGTCGACCTCCAGCTGGTGCTCCAGCAAAGGTGAAGATGACTTTAAGGCTCGATAAATTGGATTGGACTTCGCCGCAGTGGATAAATGCAGATGTGTTGATATTTAACTCTGGTCATTGGTGGAATTACGAGAAGACCATAAGAGG GGGTTGTTACTTCCAAGAGGGAGAGGAGGTAAAGATGGAGATGACTGTTGAAACTGCATACCGAAGATCACTTCAAACTTTGATTGATTGGATGGATAGCAACATAAATACGAGCAAGACCCAAGTCTTCTTTCGAACTTATGCTCCAGTTCATTTCAG AGGCGGCGACTGGAAGACTGGCGGTAGCTGTCACTTGGAAAAACTTCCTGATTTAGGGTCAATGCCGAGTTCATCAGATTACcgttttaagatattttttgatatgttaAAACAATCAAATGAATCACATTTGAATTTGGAGTTGTTGAACGTGACAAACATGGCAGCACGAAGAAAAGATGGCCATGCATCTGTGTACTATCTAGAGCCAGAGATTGGTCCGGCTTCTCTTCACCGTCAAGACTGCAGTCATTGGTGTTTGCCTGGTGTCCCTGATTCATGGAATGAACTCCTTTATGCACTCCTTCTTAAGAAGGAGGCTGCTCATGCACAAAATTCAACAGAATCTTCTCAAGCTCCATTGTGA